Proteins encoded in a region of the Triplophysa dalaica isolate WHDGS20190420 chromosome 10, ASM1584641v1, whole genome shotgun sequence genome:
- the LOC130429991 gene encoding myosin heavy chain, fast skeletal muscle, whose product MGDGEMECFGPAAIYLRKPERERIEAQTSPFDAKTAYFVSEPENMYLKGVLVSKESGKATVKTLCGKTLTVKDDQIFPMNPPKYDKIEDMAMMTHLNEPAVLYNLKERYAAWMIYTYSGLFCATVNPYKWLPVYDTNVVNAYRGKKRIEAPPHIFSISDNAYQFMLTDRENQSVLITGESGAGKTVNTKRVIQYFATIAVSGPKKAEVGKMQGSLEDQIIAANPLLEAYGNAKTVRNDNSSRFGKFIRIHFATSGKLASADIETYLLEKSRVTFQLSAERSYHIFYQLMTGHKPELLEALLITTNPYDYHMISQGEITVKSIDDVEEFIATDTAIDILGFTLEEKASIYKLTGAVMHHGNMKFKQKQREEQAEPDGNEVADKIAYLMGLNSADMLKALCYPRVKVGNEYVTKGQTVPQVNNSVMALCKSVYEKMFLWMVVRINEMLDTRQPRQFFIGVLDIAGFEIFDYNSLEQLCINFTNEKLQQFFNHHMFVLEQEEYKKEGIEWAFIDFGMDLAACIELIEKPMGIFSILEEECMFPKATDASFKNKLYDQHLGKTGAFQKPKPAKGKAEAHFALVHYAGTVDYNITGWLEKNKDPLNDSCVQLYAKSSVKLLSFLYLAHPGSEEASGKKAGKKKGGSFQTVSAMFRENLGKLMTNLRSTHPHFVRCLIPNESKTPGLMENFLVIHQLRCNGVLEGIRICRKGFPSRILYGDFKQRYKVLNASVIPEGQFIDNKKASEKLLGSIDVDHTQYKFGHTKVFFKAGLLGTLEEMRDDKLSQLVTMTQALCRGFLMRREFVKMMERRESVYSIQYNIRSFMNVKTWPWMKLYFKIKPLLKSAETEKELSQMKENYGKMKEDLEKALSKKKEIEEKMVSLLQEKNDLQLQVASETENLSDAEERCEGLIKSKIQLEAKLKETTERLEDEEEINAELTAKKRKLEDECSELKKDIDDLELTLAKVEKEKHATENKVKNLTEEMASQDDTIVKLTKEKKALQEAHQQTLDDLQSEEDKVNSLTKAKTKLEQQVDDLEGSLEQEKKLRMDLERAKRKLEGDLKLAQESLMDLENDKQQSDEKIKKKDFETSQLLSKIEDEQSMGAQLQKKIKELQARIEELEEEIEAERAARAKVEKQRADLSRELEEISERLEEAGGATIAQIEMNKKREVELQKLRRDLEESTLQHEATAAALRKKQADSVAELGEQIDNLQRVKQKLEKEKSECKMEIDDLSSNMEAVAKSKSNLEKMCRTLEDQLSELKSKNDENVRQLNDTSGQKARLYTENGEFARQLEEKEALVSQLTRAKQAFTQQIEELKRHIEEEVKAKNALAHGVQSARHDCDLLREQFEEEQEAKAELQRGMSKANSEVAQWRTKYETDAIQRTEELEDSKKKLAQRLQEAEESIEAVNSKCASLEKTKQRLQGEVEDLMIDVERANALAANLDKKQRNFDKVLAEWKQKFEEGQAELEGAQKEARSLSTELFKLKNSYEEALDQLETLKRENKNLQQEISDLTEQLGETGKSIHELEKSKKIVESEKAEIQAALEEAEGTLEHEESKILRVQLELNQVKGEIDRKLAEKDEEIEQIKRNSQRVIDTMQSTLDSEVRSRNDALRVKKKMEGDLNEMEIQLSYANRQAAEAQKQLRNVQGQLKDAQLHLDEAIRGQEDMKEQVAMVERRNNLMQAEIEELRVALEQTERGRKVAEQELLDASERVGLLHSQNTSLINTRKKLESDLVQVQGEVEDSVQEARNAEEKAKKAITDAAMMAEELKKEQDTSAHLERMKKNTEITVKDLQHRLDEAESLAMKGGKKQLQKLESRVRELESEVESEQRRGAEAVKGVRKYERRVKELVYQTEEDKKNVIRLQDLVDKLQMKVKAYKRQAEEAEEQSNTHLSRYRKVQNELEESQERADIAESQVNKLRAKSRDTGKGKDLSE is encoded by the exons ATGGGAGATGGAGAAATGGAGTGCTTCGGCCCGGCGGCCATTTACCTCCGGAAGCCAGAAAGGGAGAGGATCGAGGCACAGACCTCTCCATTCGATGCTAAAACGGCATATTTTGTATCCGAGCCCGAAAACATGTACCTTAAGGGTGTACTTGTTAGTAAAGAAAGTGGCAAAGCTACAGTCAAAACTCTGTGTGGAAAG ACGCTGACAGTCAAAGACGATCAAATCTTTCCCATGAATCCTCCCAAGTATGATAAGATTGAAGACATGGCCATGATGACCCACCTCAACGAGCCTGCCGTGCTGTATAACCTTAAAGAGCGTTACGCAGCCTGGATGATCTAC ACCTACTCTGGTTTATTCTGCGCCACTGTCAACCCCTATAAGTGGCTGCCGGTGTACGACACAAATGTCGTGAACGCTTACAGGGGCAAAAAGAGAATAGAAGCCCCGCCCCACATCTTCTCCATCTCTGACAATGCCTATCAGTTCATGCTCACAG ATCGTGAGAACCAGTCGGTCCTTATTAC CGGAGAATCCGGTGCGGGAAAGACGGTCAACACCAAACGTGTCATCCAGTACTTCGCTACAATCGCCGTGTCTGGACCCAAAAAGGCAGAAGTTGGAAAAATGCAG GGGTCGCTGGAGGATCAAATCATCGCAGCTAACCCCCTGCTAGAGGCGTATGGTAATGCCAAGACCGTGAGGAACGACAACTCGTCTCGTTTT GGTAAATTCATCAGGATTCATTTCGCCACCTCTGGAAAACTGGCCTCGGCTGATATTGAAACTT ATCTGCTGGAAAAGTCGAGAGTCACGTTCCAGCTGTCTGCTGAGAGGAGCTACCACATCTTCTACCAGCTCATGACGGGACACAAACCAGAGCTGCTCG AGGCCCTGCTCATCACCACCAACCCGTATGACTATCACATGATCAGTCAGGGCGAAATCACTGTCAAGAGCATCGATGACGTGGAGGAGTTCATCGCCACTGAT ACGGCCATTGACATTCTGGGCTTCACCCTTGAAGAGAAAGCGAGCATCTACAAGCTGACAGGTGCTGTGATGCATCATGGAAACATGAAGTTCAAGCAGAAGCAGAGAGAGGAGCAGGCTGAACCTGACGGCAATGAGG TGGCGGATAAAATCGCCTACCTCATGGGCCTAAACTCGGCGGACATGCTGAAAGCTTTGTGCTATCCCAGAGTGAAGGTCGGAAACGAGTATGTGACCAAAGGCCAAACCGTTCCACAG GTGAACAACTCGGTCATGGCTCTCTGCAAGTCAGTCTATGAGAAAATGTTCTTGTGGATGGTCGTCCGGATCAATGAGATGTTGGACACCAGACAGCCCAGACAGTTCTTCATTGGTGTGCTGGACATTGCCGGATTTGAGATCTTTGAT TACAACAGCCTGGAGCAGCTCTGCATCAACTTCACAAACGAGAAACTGCAACAGTTCTTCAATCACCACATGTTTGTGCTGGAGCAAGAGGAGTACAAGAAAGAAGGCATCGAGTGGGCGTTCATTGACTTTGGAATGGACTTAGCTGCCTGCATTGAGCTTATTGAGAAG CCAATGGGCATCTTCTCCATCCTAGAAGAGGAGTGCATGTTTCCCAAAGCCACAGACGCCAGTTTCAAAAACAAGCTTTACGATCAACATCTTGGCAAAACTGGAGCTTTCCAAAAGCCCAAACCTGCCAAAGGCAAAGCTGAGGCTCACTTCGCTCTCGTGCACTATGCAGGCACTGTCGACTACAACATCACTGGCTGGTTGGAAAAGAACAAAGATCCACTGAACGACTCTTGTGTCCAACTCTATGCGAAGTCATCTGTCAAACTTCTGTCGTTTCTGTATCTCGCCCATCCCGGGTCTGAAG AGGCAAGTGGAAAGAAGGCGGGAAAGAAGAAGGGAGGCTCCTTCCAAACCGTGTCTGCGATGTTTAGG GAGAACTTGGGCAAGCTGATGACGAACCTGAGGAGCACTCACCCTCACTTTGTACGCTGCTTGATTCCCAACGAGTCCAAGACTCCAG gGCTGATGGAGAACTTCCTGGTCATCCACCAGCTGAGGTGTAATGGTGTGCTGGAGGGCATTAGAATCTGCAGAAAGGGTTTCCCAAGCAGAATCCTCTACGGTGACTTCAAGCAGAG aTACAAAGTATTAAACGCCAGCGTAATCCCAGAGGGACAGTTCATTGACAACAAGAAAGCTTCAGAGAAACTATTGGGCTCCATTGATGTTGACCATACACAGTACAAGTTTGGACACACCAAA GTGTTCTTCAAAGCTGGTCTGCTGGGCACCCTTGAGGAGATGAGAGATGACAAACTATCACAGCTGGTAACCATGACTCAGGCTTTGTGCCGAGGATTCCTCATGAGAAGAGAATTTGTCAAAATGATGGAGAGGAG AGAATCAGTTTATTCCATCCAATACAACATACGCTCATTCATGAATGTGAAAACCTGGCCATGGATGAAGCTGTACTTCAAGATCAAGCCTCTTCTGAAGAGTGCTGAGACAGAGAAAGAACTCTCACAAATGAAGGAGAACTACGGAAAAATGAAGGAAGACCTGGAGAAGGCTCTCTCCAAAAAGAAGGAGATCGAGGAGAAAATGGTGTCACTCCTGCAGGAGAAAAACGACCTTCAACTTCAAGTAGCATCA GAAACGGAGAATCTATCTGATGCTGAAGAAAGATGTGAAGGTCTTATCAAAAGCAAGATACAGCTAGAGGCCAAACTCAAAGAGACTACAGAGAGATTGGAAGACGAGGAGGAAATTAATGCTGAACTCACTGCTAAGAAGAGGAAACTGGAGGACGAATGCTCTGAGCTGAAGAAAGATATTGATGACCTGGAGCTCACCTTAGCCAAAGTGGAAAAGGAGAAACATGCTACTGAAAACAAG GTGAAAAACCTGACTGAGGAGATGGCCTCTCAGGATGACACCATTGTCAAGCTGACCAAAGAGAAGAAAGCCCTCCAAGAGGCTCACCAGCAGACCCTAGATGACCTGCAGTCAGAGGAAGACAAAGTCAACTCTCTGACTAAAGCCAAGACAAAACTTGAGCAGCAAGTGGATGAT CTTGAGGGTTCGCTTGAGCAAGAGAAGAAGCTCCGTATGGACCTTGAAAGAGCCAAAAGGAAGCTTGAGGGTGACCTGAAACTAGCCCAGGAATCCCTAATGGACCTGGAGAACGACAAACAACAATCAGATGAAAAGATCAAGAA GAAGGACTTTGAGACAAGTCAACTCCTCAGCAAGATTGAAGATGAACAGTCTATGGGGGCACAGCTTCAGAAGAAGATCAAAGAACTTCAG GCCCGTATTGAGGAGCTGGAGGAGGAAATTGAGGCAGAGCGAGCTGCTCGTGCCAAAGTGGAGAAGCAGAGAGCCGATCTCTCCAGGGAACTTGAGGAGATCAGCGAGAGGCTTGAGGAAGCTGGCGGTGCCACCATTGCCCAGATTGAGATGAATAAGAAGCGTGAAGTGGAATTACAGAAATTGCGTCGTGACCTGGAAGAGTCCACCTTGCAGCATGAGGCCACAGCAGCCGCTCTCCGGAAGAAACAGGCGGACAGTGTGGCCGAGCTCGGAGAACAGATCGACAACCTTCAGCGGGTCAAGCAGAAgctggagaaagagaaaagcGAATGCAAGATGGAGATTGATGATTTATCAAGCAACATGGAGGCCGTGGCTAAATCAAAG TCTAATTTGGAGAAGATGTGCCGAACCCTTGAAGACCAACTGAGTGAACTCAAGTCCAAGAATGATGAAAATGTTCGTCAGCTCAATGACACAAGTGGCCAGAAAGCAAGACTTTACACTGAGAATG GTGAATTTGCTCGCCAGCTGGAGGAGAAAGAAGCTCTTGTTTCTCAACTGACCAGAGCAAAACAAGCTTTCACTCAGCAGATTGAAGAACTCAAGAGACACATTGAGGAGGAAGTTAAG GCCAAGAACGCTCTTGCCCACGGTGTCCAATCAGCCCGTCACGACTGTGATTTGCTCAGAGAGCAGTTTGAGGAGGAACAGGAGGCCAAAGCAGAACTTCAGCGTGGAATGTCCAAGGCCAACAGCGAGGTGGCTCAGTGGAGAACCAAATACGAAACTGATGCCATCCAGCGCACTGAGGAACTTGAGGATTCCAA GAAAAAGCTGGCACAACGTCTTCAGGAGGCTGAAGAATCTATCGAGGCTGTGAACTCCAAGTGTGCCTCACTGGAAAAGACCAAACAGAGACTGCAGGGTGAAGTAGAAGACCTCATGATTGATGTAGAAAGAGCAAATGCATTGGCTGCCAACCTGGACAAGAAACAGAGAAACTTTGACAAA GTTCTGGCAGAGTGGAAACAGAAGTTTGAGGAAGGTCAGGCTGAGCTGGAAGGTGCTCAGAAAGAAGCTCGCTCTCTCAGCACTGAGCTTTTCAAGTTGAAGAACTCCTATGAGGAAGCTCTCGACCAGCTGGAGACTCtgaagagagagaacaagaatTTGCAAC agGAGATTTCTGACCTGACCGAGCAGCTTGGAGAGACTGGAAAGAGCATTCATGAGCTAGAGAAGTCCAAGAAGATAGTGGAGTCTGAGAAAGCAGAGATCCAGGCTGCACTGGAAGAAGCTGAA GGCACACTTGAACATGAAGAGTCCAAGATTCTTCGTGTCCAGCTGGAGCTGAACCAGGTCAAGGGAGAGATTGACAGGAAGCTTGCTGAGAAAGATGAGGAGATTGAACAGATCAAGAGAAACAGCCAACGAGTTATCGATACCATGCAGAGTACTCTGGACTCTGAGGTGAGGAGCAGAAACGATGCCTTGAGAGTCAAGAAGAAGATGGAGGGAGATCTCAACGAGATGGAGATTCAGCTAAGCTATGCAAATCGCCAGGCCGCCGAGGCCCAGAAACAGCTCAGGAACGTCCAAGGCCAACTCAAG GATGCCCAACTGCACCTTGATGAAGCCATCAGAGGTCAAGAAGACATGAAGGAGCAGGTTGCCATGGTGGAGCGCAGGAATAACCTGATGCAAGCAGAGATCGAGGAGCTGAGAGTTGCCCTGGAGCAAACCGAGAGAGGCCGTAAAGTGGCCGAGCAGGAGCTGCTGGACGCCAGTGAGCGTGTGGGACTCCTCCACTCTCAA AATACAAGTCTTATTAACACCAGGAAGAAGCTCGAGTCAGATCTGGTCCAGGTGCAAGGTGAGGTGGAGGATTCCGTCCAGGAGGCCAGAAATGCAGAGGAGAAAGCCAAGAAGGCCATCACTGAT